Proteins found in one Mycoplasma sp. 1578d genomic segment:
- a CDS encoding ATP-binding cassette domain-containing protein has translation MNNIVKFKNVKVSFKNVDFFNNLNIEFPKEKMIAIIGKSGAGKTTLVNCILKGTHYQAGEIYLFGENIKTTKNKWKNLISKVAYITQEPNLIQTDSVYNNIKRSFRNYDNWFYKIFNLLSKKEEEFIFQTLNKLNILQKAFERVENLSGGEKQRVEICKAIVQKCQLLIADEPTSNLDYETSQIVMQDIKKVNESENLSVLVIIHDLKLAYQYFEYFLIVKNQNISLVKKEELTFEQLVKLI, from the coding sequence ATGAATAATATTGTTAAGTTTAAAAATGTAAAAGTAAGTTTTAAAAATGTAGATTTTTTTAATAATTTAAATATAGAATTTCCTAAAGAAAAAATGATTGCAATTATTGGTAAATCAGGTGCAGGAAAAACGACTTTAGTGAACTGTATATTAAAAGGAACTCATTATCAAGCAGGAGAAATTTATTTATTTGGCGAAAACATAAAAACAACAAAAAATAAATGAAAAAATCTCATTTCTAAAGTCGCTTATATCACCCAAGAACCTAATTTAATTCAAACTGATAGTGTTTATAATAACATTAAAAGATCGTTTAGAAACTATGATAATTGGTTCTATAAGATTTTTAACTTACTTAGCAAAAAAGAAGAAGAATTCATTTTTCAAACACTTAATAAATTAAATATTTTGCAAAAAGCATTTGAAAGAGTCGAAAATTTAAGTGGTGGAGAAAAACAAAGAGTTGAAATTTGTAAAGCTATTGTGCAAAAATGTCAACTATTAATTGCTGATGAACCAACTTCAAACTTAGATTATGAAACTTCTCAAATTGTTATGCAAGATATCAAAAAAGTAAATGAGAGTGAAAATCTCTCTGTTCTTGTAATAATCCACGATCTTAAATTAGCATATCAATATTTTGAATACTTTTTAATTGTGAAAAATCAAAATATTTCCTTAGTTAAAAAGGAAGAATTAACTTTTGAACAACTAGTTAAATTAATTTAA
- the cypl gene encoding ABC transporter thiamine pyrophosphate-binding lipoprotein p37/Cypl — MYKIFKKIKPLILGSLGLAPLVAASCTASQTNTWDTDIKFLVPTPNSGYTDEQKTKWENVLTKHFNDLKNKDNSLKQYKDVSIKLVYADDTGASYQQFLANNPEQDFMILSYSTISKQKTEDLLPTVAQTQTYKFLWTPEIAAKFENKKDKDPLYEMAQKANTLQLENKQFGEYPTWTGEEKERLLKWDGSKYGAFYKTNEFTENFYGSILISGTPEIREKIKKAWLDKDWDTFKSYGILYKKTSSLSKYIAPVSVIAQNFGKTYKEISDYLTNQNNFVLSGKGNEKNLGVETTDKKTYRIGFDYDGVFNFTQAGSNFKPTKYPNEQIRYLTMAGPLFYDAVLSRKKMPLAQQKLFTKALEQLTQEENTYGIFSGFNKFVPLTNDKLQEKINFLKQQFNG, encoded by the coding sequence ATGTATAAAATATTTAAAAAAATAAAACCGCTAATTCTAGGATCGCTAGGTTTAGCACCACTAGTTGCAGCATCATGTACTGCTTCACAAACCAATACATGAGATACAGATATTAAATTTTTAGTACCAACACCAAACTCAGGTTATACTGATGAACAAAAAACAAAATGAGAAAACGTATTAACTAAACATTTTAACGATCTTAAAAATAAAGATAATTCATTAAAACAATACAAAGATGTTTCAATTAAATTAGTTTATGCTGATGATACAGGAGCTTCATATCAACAATTTTTAGCAAATAATCCAGAACAGGATTTTATGATTTTGAGTTACTCTACAATATCAAAACAAAAAACAGAAGATTTATTACCTACAGTTGCTCAAACTCAAACATATAAATTTTTATGGACACCAGAAATAGCAGCTAAATTTGAAAATAAAAAAGACAAAGACCCATTATATGAAATGGCTCAAAAAGCAAATACATTACAATTAGAAAATAAACAATTTGGTGAATATCCAACCTGAACAGGTGAAGAAAAAGAAAGATTATTAAAATGAGACGGCTCAAAATATGGAGCATTTTACAAAACAAACGAATTTACCGAAAATTTTTATGGATCAATTTTAATTTCAGGAACCCCAGAAATTAGAGAAAAAATTAAAAAAGCATGACTTGACAAAGATTGAGACACGTTTAAAAGTTATGGAATTTTATACAAAAAAACATCAAGTCTTTCTAAATATATAGCACCAGTTTCGGTTATAGCTCAAAACTTTGGAAAAACTTATAAAGAAATTTCAGATTATTTAACCAACCAAAACAACTTTGTTTTAAGTGGTAAAGGAAATGAAAAAAATTTAGGTGTAGAAACAACAGATAAAAAAACATATAGAATTGGTTTTGATTATGATGGTGTATTTAACTTTACACAAGCAGGTTCAAATTTTAAACCAACCAAATACCCAAATGAGCAAATTAGATATTTAACTATGGCTGGGCCTTTGTTTTATGATGCTGTTTTATCACGTAAAAAAATGCCTTTAGCACAACAAAAACTATTTACTAAAGCCTTAGAACAACTTACACAAGAAGAAAATACTTACGGAATTTTCTCAGGTTTTAATAAATTTGTTCCTCTAACAAATGATAAACTTCAGGAAAAAATCAATTTTCTAAAACAACAATTTAATGGATAA
- the fusA gene encoding elongation factor G, translated as MARDYDLKDYRNIGIMAHIDAGKTTTTERILFHTGKIHKIGETHDGASQMDWMAQEQERGITITSAATTAFWKGKRINVIDTPGHVDFTVEVERSLRVLDGAVAVLDAQSGVEPQTETVWRQATNYKVPRIVYVNKMDKAGADFEKSVESVKTRLGGNAVAIQWPIGSEADFTGIIDLVTMKAVTYNGEAQEEEFETEIPAELVDVAKLKRQELLEAVANYDEEVMMIVLEGGELDEASFKEAIRKATLTAEFFPAVCGTSFKNKGVKKMIDAVVDYLPSPLDIPPIKAYEGDKQVDVLATDDAEFAALAFKVMTDPFVGTLTFFRVYRGVLNKGSYVYNSTKEQKERIGRILQMHANNRVEIDECRAGDIAAAVGLKSTTTGDTLISEKSPKIVLEKMVFPEPVISQALEPESKAATEKLSLGLQKLAAEDPTFRTYTDEETGQTIIAGMGELHLDIIVDRLRREFGVQVKVGAPQVSYRETITKTAEVEGKHIKQSGGKGQYGHVWLKFEPNPDGGFEFVDKIVGGKIPKEYIKPIQKGLEDKMAAGILAGYPMIDIKATLFDGSYHDVDSSELAYKIAASKALTKAKDAIGTVLLEPIMDVAVVVPSDHIGDVIGDLSRRRGLVNDQEQRNDGATIVRAAVPLSEMFGYSTELRSMTSGRGTYQMQFDHYEKCPKNISDEIIKRRNIQNKDED; from the coding sequence ATGGCAAGAGATTATGATTTAAAAGACTACCGAAACATCGGTATTATGGCTCACATTGATGCAGGTAAAACTACTACAACTGAAAGAATTTTATTTCATACAGGTAAAATTCACAAAATTGGTGAAACTCACGATGGAGCTTCACAAATGGACTGAATGGCTCAAGAGCAAGAAAGAGGAATTACCATTACCTCAGCTGCAACCACAGCGTTTTGAAAAGGAAAAAGAATTAACGTTATTGATACTCCTGGACACGTTGATTTTACTGTTGAGGTAGAACGTTCATTGCGTGTGCTTGATGGTGCAGTTGCTGTTTTAGACGCTCAATCAGGAGTTGAACCTCAAACTGAAACTGTTTGAAGACAAGCAACCAATTATAAAGTACCAAGAATTGTGTACGTAAATAAAATGGATAAAGCTGGAGCTGATTTTGAAAAATCGGTTGAATCAGTTAAAACCAGACTTGGCGGGAACGCAGTTGCAATTCAATGACCAATTGGTTCTGAAGCAGACTTTACTGGAATTATTGATTTAGTAACTATGAAAGCAGTTACTTATAATGGCGAAGCTCAAGAAGAAGAGTTTGAAACTGAAATTCCAGCTGAATTAGTAGATGTTGCTAAATTAAAAAGACAAGAATTACTTGAAGCAGTTGCTAATTATGACGAAGAAGTAATGATGATAGTGCTTGAAGGCGGAGAATTAGATGAAGCTTCATTTAAAGAAGCAATTCGCAAAGCTACTTTAACTGCAGAATTTTTCCCAGCTGTTTGTGGGACATCATTTAAAAACAAAGGGGTTAAGAAAATGATTGACGCAGTGGTTGATTATTTACCTTCACCTCTTGATATTCCCCCAATTAAAGCTTATGAAGGTGATAAACAAGTAGATGTTTTAGCAACTGATGATGCTGAATTTGCTGCTTTGGCATTTAAAGTTATGACTGATCCATTTGTTGGAACCTTAACATTCTTCCGTGTTTATCGTGGAGTTTTAAATAAAGGAAGTTACGTTTATAACTCAACTAAAGAACAAAAAGAACGTATTGGACGTATTCTACAAATGCATGCCAATAACCGTGTGGAAATTGATGAATGTCGTGCTGGAGATATTGCTGCAGCCGTTGGACTTAAATCAACCACTACTGGAGATACTTTAATTTCAGAAAAATCACCAAAAATTGTGCTTGAAAAAATGGTATTCCCTGAACCAGTTATTTCGCAAGCTCTTGAACCTGAATCAAAAGCTGCTACTGAAAAACTTTCATTAGGATTACAAAAATTAGCTGCTGAAGATCCTACATTCAGAACTTATACTGATGAAGAAACTGGACAAACCATTATTGCTGGTATGGGTGAGTTACACCTTGATATCATTGTAGATCGTTTAAGACGTGAATTTGGTGTACAAGTTAAAGTTGGAGCACCTCAAGTTTCGTACCGTGAAACAATTACTAAAACTGCAGAAGTTGAAGGTAAACATATTAAACAATCAGGTGGTAAAGGTCAATACGGACACGTTTGATTGAAATTTGAACCAAACCCAGATGGTGGATTTGAATTTGTTGACAAAATTGTTGGTGGAAAAATTCCTAAAGAATACATTAAACCAATTCAAAAAGGTCTTGAAGACAAAATGGCTGCTGGTATTTTAGCTGGATACCCAATGATTGATATTAAAGCTACTTTATTTGATGGATCATACCACGATGTCGATTCATCCGAATTAGCTTATAAAATTGCTGCTTCTAAAGCTCTTACTAAAGCTAAAGATGCTATTGGAACAGTTCTTTTAGAACCAATTATGGATGTGGCAGTTGTTGTTCCTAGCGACCACATTGGAGATGTTATCGGGGATCTTTCAAGAAGAAGAGGACTTGTTAACGACCAAGAACAAAGAAACGATGGAGCTACAATTGTTCGTGCCGCTGTTCCTCTTTCAGAAATGTTTGGATATTCAACCGAACTTAGATCAATGACCAGTGGACGTGGAACATATCAAATGCAATTTGATCATTACGAAAAATGTCCAAAAAATATTTCTGACGAAATCATTAAACGTAGAAATATTCAAAACAAAGACGAAGATTAA
- the rpsG gene encoding 30S ribosomal protein S7, which yields MSRKKSAPIREVLADPVFNSVIVTKLINTIMLDGKKSIAQDILYSAFEIVKEKTQKDPMEVFLQAVENITPQLEIRTRRIGGTNYQVPTEVSPRRKKTLALRWLVNYARTRNEKTMDVRLANEIIDASNKTGGAIKKREDTHKMAEANRAFAHFRW from the coding sequence ATGTCAAGAAAAAAAAGTGCACCAATCCGTGAAGTACTTGCAGATCCAGTTTTTAATTCTGTAATTGTTACAAAATTAATTAACACTATTATGCTTGACGGAAAAAAATCAATTGCTCAAGATATTCTTTATTCAGCATTTGAAATTGTGAAAGAAAAAACTCAAAAAGACCCAATGGAAGTATTTTTACAAGCTGTAGAAAATATTACTCCACAATTAGAAATTAGAACCAGAAGAATCGGAGGAACCAACTATCAAGTTCCTACCGAAGTTTCTCCACGTAGAAAGAAAACACTTGCTCTTAGATGACTTGTTAATTACGCACGTACTAGAAACGAAAAAACCATGGATGTGCGTTTAGCTAATGAAATTATTGACGCATCAAACAAAACAGGAGGAGCTATTAAGAAACGTGAAGATACTCACAAAATGGCTGAAGCAAACCGTGCATTTGCACACTTCAGATGATAG
- the rpsL gene encoding 30S ribosomal protein S12, translating into MPTTNQLVTSGRVSKEKKQNAPALSLSYNSLIKKAKKMASPFKRGVCTRVATMTPKKPNSALRKYARVKLSNGMEVTAYIPGEGHNLQEHSVVLIRGGRVKDLPGVRYHIVRGTQDAAGVAKRKQGRSLYGAKREKAK; encoded by the coding sequence ATGCCAACAACAAATCAACTAGTTACAAGCGGGCGTGTTTCAAAAGAAAAGAAACAAAACGCACCTGCTTTAAGTTTAAGTTACAACTCGCTGATTAAAAAAGCTAAAAAAATGGCTTCACCATTTAAACGTGGTGTATGTACTCGTGTTGCAACAATGACACCTAAAAAACCTAACTCAGCGTTACGTAAATATGCTCGTGTTAAATTATCAAACGGAATGGAAGTTACAGCTTATATTCCAGGAGAAGGACACAATCTACAAGAACACTCAGTGGTGTTAATTCGTGGAGGTCGTGTTAAAGACTTACCTGGGGTTAGATACCACATTGTTCGTGGAACCCAAGATGCTGCCGGAGTTGCTAAACGTAAACAAGGACGTAGTTTATACGGAGCTAAAAGAGAAAAAGCTAAATAG